From Streptomyces sp. HUAS MG91, the proteins below share one genomic window:
- a CDS encoding ABC transporter permease, translated as MFAYAVRRVLVSIPVLIASTFIVFLVVVNAGDPVANFATSRNPAPTKAAVASFARHIHADQPVVVRYWNWIVGVLHGQWGPSVDPNLDIGHDLFTRFRVTVILVVASMLLALVLAVVFGVYSAVRQYSPSDYVITLAGFLFLSMPVFWFAVLLKQGGIWFNDQTGSAFLGTIGDRSAYLEVDTFGNQLSDRIGHLVLPVITLALVSFASWTRYTRASMLEVLDSDYVRLARAKGIRRRKVLTHHALRTALIPLTTVTALDVASLLGGVVITETIFQWHGMGEMLVDAVTKVDVYRTMAWLLLSAVIVIVFNLIADLLYAVLDPRIRYD; from the coding sequence ATGTTCGCCTACGCGGTGCGACGGGTCCTCGTCTCGATCCCCGTCCTGATCGCCTCGACGTTCATCGTGTTCCTGGTCGTCGTGAACGCCGGCGATCCCGTCGCCAACTTCGCCACCTCCCGCAACCCGGCCCCGACCAAGGCCGCCGTCGCCTCCTTCGCCCGGCACATCCACGCCGACCAGCCGGTCGTAGTGCGCTACTGGAACTGGATCGTCGGCGTCCTGCACGGCCAGTGGGGACCGTCCGTCGATCCCAACCTCGACATCGGGCACGACCTGTTCACCCGCTTCCGGGTGACCGTGATCCTCGTCGTCGCCTCGATGCTGCTCGCGCTCGTCCTCGCCGTCGTGTTCGGGGTGTACAGCGCGGTACGCCAGTACTCGCCCTCCGACTACGTCATCACCCTCGCCGGATTCCTCTTCCTGTCGATGCCCGTCTTCTGGTTCGCGGTCCTCCTCAAGCAGGGCGGCATCTGGTTCAACGACCAGACCGGCTCCGCCTTCCTCGGCACCATCGGCGACCGCTCCGCGTATCTGGAGGTCGACACCTTCGGCAACCAACTGAGCGACCGCATCGGTCACTTGGTGCTTCCGGTCATCACCCTGGCGCTCGTGTCGTTCGCGTCCTGGACCCGCTACACCCGCGCCTCGATGCTCGAAGTGCTCGACTCCGACTACGTGCGGCTCGCCCGCGCGAAGGGCATCCGCCGCCGCAAGGTCCTCACCCACCACGCGCTGCGGACCGCCCTCATCCCGCTCACCACCGTCACCGCCCTCGACGTGGCCTCCCTGCTCGGCGGCGTCGTCATCACCGAAACCATCTTCCAGTGGCACGGCATGGGCGAGATGCTGGTCGACGCGGTCACCAAGGTGGACGTCTACCGCACCATGGCGTGGCTGCTGCTCTCCGCGGTGATCGTCATCGTCTTCAACCTCATCGCCGATCTGCTGTACGCCGTACTCGACCCGAGGATCCGTTATGACTGA
- a CDS encoding ABC transporter family substrate-binding protein yields MRAPSSTVAKGLTLAAGLTLVLTACSGGSGGNGSGKSSSAGLTSCSSQGKANTCNSGERKSGGTFTYTIEKNIQAWNIEDSNGNTFENSEAMTAVLPQVFVPQPDFSLKLNTDFVTSAQQTSASPQTFVYKINPKARWNDGTPMSADDFVFLWRTMNGKDCPPPPASDDSQTKGCLPWSTSGWDRIKSVTGSDGGKTVTVVMDKPYSDWKSFFGGGYGLYPAHVAEKAAGVAAGSAAKMTAAQLTKGWQYFMKTPPSQYATGGPYRMTEWKDNDHATFEPDAKWYGKTKPTLDRLILKVISDATQEPTALKNNEVQGIYPQPQVDLVNQIKDIPNVSYTIGEGLQWEHFDLNLHNPVIGKYKALRQAMFTAVSVKDMVDKTVGQFDKNVKQLGSHMLMPGQSGYQDVVTGTGQGSGDLAKAKKLLTDARFTGVGSGLKTPDGKAVGPFNCRYTTGNAIRQSECQILQSALSDLGIKMTIKPIGAADLGTVLTGHQYDIIVFAWVQGPTPTSNAQGTWSTGQASNYGGYSNKQVDKLLNDSVGQTDNAKAMSMLTQADKIMTDDAYVLPLYQKPTFFAVQDRFVGMRNNATIIGPPYNVAEWGLRK; encoded by the coding sequence ATGCGTGCGCCTTCATCGACCGTCGCGAAGGGCCTGACGCTTGCCGCCGGACTCACGCTCGTCCTCACCGCGTGCAGCGGCGGATCGGGCGGCAACGGCAGCGGGAAGAGCTCGTCCGCGGGACTGACCTCGTGCAGCTCCCAGGGCAAGGCCAATACGTGCAACTCCGGGGAACGCAAGTCCGGAGGAACGTTCACCTACACCATCGAGAAGAACATCCAGGCCTGGAACATCGAGGACTCGAACGGCAACACCTTCGAGAACAGCGAGGCCATGACCGCCGTGCTGCCCCAGGTCTTCGTGCCGCAGCCGGACTTCAGCCTCAAGCTCAACACCGACTTCGTCACCTCCGCGCAGCAGACGAGCGCGAGCCCCCAGACCTTCGTCTACAAGATCAACCCCAAGGCGCGGTGGAACGACGGAACGCCGATGTCCGCCGACGACTTCGTCTTCCTGTGGCGCACCATGAACGGCAAGGACTGCCCGCCGCCGCCCGCGAGCGACGACAGCCAGACCAAGGGCTGTCTGCCCTGGTCCACCTCGGGCTGGGACCGCATCAAGTCGGTCACCGGATCCGACGGCGGCAAGACCGTCACCGTCGTCATGGACAAGCCGTACTCCGACTGGAAGTCCTTCTTCGGCGGCGGCTACGGCCTCTACCCGGCCCACGTCGCGGAGAAGGCGGCCGGCGTCGCCGCCGGCAGCGCCGCCAAGATGACGGCCGCTCAGCTCACCAAGGGTTGGCAGTACTTCATGAAGACGCCGCCCAGCCAGTACGCCACCGGCGGCCCGTACCGGATGACGGAGTGGAAGGACAACGACCACGCCACCTTCGAGCCGGACGCCAAGTGGTACGGGAAGACGAAGCCGACGCTCGACCGGCTGATCCTCAAGGTGATCTCGGACGCCACTCAGGAGCCGACGGCCCTGAAGAACAACGAGGTGCAGGGCATCTATCCGCAGCCCCAGGTCGACCTCGTCAATCAGATCAAGGACATCCCGAACGTCTCGTACACGATCGGCGAGGGTCTGCAGTGGGAGCACTTCGACCTCAATCTGCACAACCCCGTGATCGGCAAGTACAAGGCTCTGCGCCAGGCGATGTTCACGGCGGTCAGCGTCAAGGACATGGTCGACAAGACGGTCGGGCAGTTCGACAAGAACGTGAAGCAGCTCGGCAGCCACATGCTGATGCCCGGGCAGTCCGGCTACCAGGACGTCGTCACCGGCACCGGACAGGGCTCGGGTGACCTGGCGAAGGCGAAGAAGCTGCTCACCGACGCCAGGTTCACCGGTGTCGGCTCCGGCCTGAAGACCCCGGACGGCAAGGCGGTCGGACCGTTCAACTGCCGCTACACCACCGGTAACGCGATCCGGCAGAGCGAGTGCCAGATCCTCCAGTCCGCACTCTCGGACCTCGGCATCAAGATGACGATCAAGCCGATCGGCGCCGCCGACCTCGGCACGGTGCTCACCGGGCACCAGTACGACATCATCGTCTTCGCCTGGGTGCAGGGCCCGACGCCGACGTCCAACGCCCAGGGCACCTGGTCGACCGGACAGGCGAGCAACTACGGCGGGTACAGCAACAAGCAGGTCGACAAGCTGCTGAACGACTCGGTGGGACAGACCGACAACGCCAAGGCGATGTCGATGCTGACCCAGGCCGACAAGATCATGACGGATGACGCGTACGTGCTTCCGCTGTACCAGAAACCGACGTTCTTCGCGGTGCAGGACCGCTTCGTCGGCATGCGGAACAACGCGACCATCATCGGCCCGCCGTACAACGTCGCCGAGTGGGGACTGCGGAAGTAA
- a CDS encoding NUDIX domain-containing protein, giving the protein MIVWVNGASRAGKTTAARQLLDLIPNCTLFDPEEIDAQLERLLPPKRLAEVSDHQDLPIWRRLVVDTAAALLAELGGVLVVPMGLMRQEYRDEIFGGLAARRIPVCHVVLAPGETILRSRDPSGEAPADIEPYRAALAGWLAADAYLVDNGALTPYDTAVAIAAAVRTGEAAPCDIVQTAEPTAETVAAGVLLFDQQDRVLLVDPTYKPGWEFPGGVVEPGEAPARAGMREVLEETGIQLIDVPRLLVIDWERPVPPGFGGLRLLFDGGRLDRDVAAHVLLPGPELRDWRFVGETEAAGLLPPVRYERLRWALRARERGAAHYLEAGVPLG; this is encoded by the coding sequence GTGATCGTCTGGGTCAACGGGGCGTCCCGCGCGGGCAAGACCACAGCCGCGCGCCAATTGCTCGACCTGATCCCCAACTGCACGCTCTTCGACCCCGAGGAGATCGACGCCCAGCTGGAGCGGCTGCTGCCGCCCAAGCGGCTCGCCGAGGTCAGCGACCACCAGGACCTGCCGATCTGGCGGCGGCTCGTCGTCGACACGGCGGCGGCCCTCCTCGCCGAACTCGGCGGGGTCCTCGTGGTGCCGATGGGGCTCATGCGCCAGGAGTACCGCGACGAGATCTTCGGCGGGCTCGCCGCCCGGCGGATCCCTGTGTGCCATGTGGTCCTTGCTCCTGGTGAAACGATCCTGCGCAGCCGTGACCCGAGCGGCGAGGCGCCCGCCGACATCGAGCCCTACCGCGCCGCGCTCGCGGGCTGGCTCGCCGCGGACGCCTACCTCGTCGACAACGGCGCGCTGACCCCGTACGACACCGCCGTGGCGATCGCCGCCGCCGTGCGCACCGGCGAGGCGGCCCCCTGCGACATCGTGCAGACCGCCGAGCCCACCGCCGAGACGGTCGCCGCGGGCGTGCTCCTCTTCGACCAGCAGGACCGGGTCCTGCTGGTCGACCCCACCTACAAGCCCGGCTGGGAGTTCCCCGGCGGCGTCGTCGAGCCGGGCGAGGCGCCCGCGCGGGCGGGCATGCGGGAGGTCCTGGAGGAGACGGGCATCCAACTCATCGACGTGCCACGGCTGTTGGTGATCGACTGGGAGCGGCCCGTGCCGCCCGGCTTCGGCGGTCTGCGGCTGCTCTTCGACGGCGGCAGACTCGACAGGGACGTGGCGGCCCATGTGCTGCTGCCCGGACCGGAGCTGCGCGACTGGCGGTTCGTCGGCGAGACGGAGGCGGCGGGCCTGCTGCCGCCCGTGCGGTACGAGCGGCTGCGGTGGGCCCTTCGCGCTCGCGAACGCGGCGCCGCCCACTACCTGGAGGCCGGAGTTCCACTCGGCTGA
- a CDS encoding TOPRIM nucleotidyl transferase/hydrolase domain-containing protein has product MEDAGAFRDAVARWAAGGPREPAEGLSRRLRLRTAVLVEGASDLAAVETLAVRRGRDLTADGVCVVAMGGAMSVARYAELLGPPGLGLRLTGLCDEGERGFFTRGLDRAGAPSGDFFVCAADLEDELIRALGTEAVEDVFRAEGDLRSWQIFLTQPAQRGRPREQQVRRFLSTKKGRKIRYGGLLVAALDPARVPAPLDGLLASV; this is encoded by the coding sequence ATGGAAGACGCAGGGGCGTTCAGAGACGCGGTGGCGCGGTGGGCGGCCGGTGGTCCGCGCGAGCCGGCGGAGGGGCTGAGCCGCCGGCTCCGGCTGCGGACGGCGGTGCTGGTCGAGGGGGCCAGCGATCTCGCCGCCGTGGAGACCCTCGCTGTCCGGCGCGGCCGGGACCTGACCGCCGACGGGGTCTGCGTCGTCGCGATGGGCGGTGCCATGAGCGTCGCCCGCTACGCGGAACTCCTCGGGCCGCCCGGCCTCGGCCTGCGCCTGACGGGCCTGTGCGACGAGGGGGAGCGCGGCTTCTTCACGCGCGGCCTGGACCGGGCCGGGGCGCCGTCCGGGGACTTCTTCGTGTGCGCCGCCGACCTGGAGGACGAGCTGATCCGCGCGCTCGGCACCGAGGCCGTCGAGGACGTCTTCCGGGCCGAGGGCGACCTGCGGTCCTGGCAGATCTTCCTGACCCAGCCCGCCCAGCGCGGCCGCCCCCGCGAGCAGCAGGTGCGGCGCTTCCTCAGCACCAAGAAGGGCCGCAAGATCCGCTACGGCGGACTCCTCGTGGCGGCCCTCGACCCGGCCCGGGTGCCCGCACCGCTCGACGGGCTGCTCGCGAGCGTCTGA
- a CDS encoding aminoglycoside phosphotransferase family protein has translation MVTAQETSGAGDADERPFIDVALVRDLLDSQFPQWSRLPLTPVLPGGSDHVIHRLGDELAVRLPRHRGAIGQAEKERDRLPGLAPRLPLAVPVPVAVGRPALGYPWPWAVTRWLGGEVATVEGLADSTEAARELAAFLRALQAVDPHAAGPAEVRETLADRDAATRAAIARAAGAFDAGATTALWDAALAAPAWSGPPVLCHGDFHTGNLLTTDGRLSAVIDFGSLGAGDPAVDLMVAFTLLSPRCATVFRTALGVDDATWLRGRGWALTSGLIAYTAYAADSPRIAAATTRQIRAALAGPGDLPPGDGGVRDALPV, from the coding sequence TTGGTGACAGCGCAGGAGACGTCCGGTGCGGGGGATGCCGACGAGCGGCCGTTCATCGACGTCGCACTCGTACGCGACCTTCTCGACAGCCAGTTCCCGCAGTGGTCCCGGCTGCCGCTCACCCCGGTCCTGCCCGGCGGCTCCGACCACGTCATCCACCGGCTCGGCGACGAGCTGGCCGTACGACTGCCCCGGCATCGCGGCGCCATCGGGCAGGCCGAGAAGGAGCGGGACCGGCTGCCCGGCCTCGCGCCCCGGCTGCCGCTCGCCGTGCCCGTCCCCGTGGCCGTGGGACGCCCGGCGCTCGGGTATCCGTGGCCGTGGGCGGTGACCCGCTGGCTGGGCGGCGAGGTCGCGACGGTCGAGGGGCTGGCGGACTCCACCGAGGCGGCGCGTGAACTCGCCGCCTTTCTCCGCGCGTTGCAGGCGGTGGACCCGCACGCCGCCGGACCCGCCGAGGTACGGGAGACGCTCGCCGACCGGGACGCGGCGACCCGGGCCGCCATCGCCCGGGCGGCCGGCGCCTTCGACGCCGGGGCGACGACCGCGCTGTGGGACGCCGCCCTCGCCGCCCCGGCCTGGTCCGGGCCGCCCGTGCTGTGCCACGGCGACTTCCACACCGGCAATCTCCTCACCACAGACGGCCGCCTGAGCGCCGTCATCGACTTCGGCAGCCTGGGAGCGGGGGATCCCGCGGTCGACCTCATGGTCGCCTTCACACTGCTGTCGCCGCGCTGCGCCACGGTGTTCCGGACCGCCCTCGGAGTGGACGACGCGACGTGGCTGCGCGGTCGTGGCTGGGCCCTGACCTCCGGCCTGATCGCCTACACGGCGTACGCCGCGGACAGCCCGCGGATCGCCGCGGCCACCACCCGACAGATCCGCGCGGCGCTCGCCGGGCCCGGTGACCTGCCCCCGGGCGACGGAGGTGTGCGCGACGCACTCCCCGTGTGA
- a CDS encoding STAS domain-containing protein, translated as MRQGNQQDFLSDDFGDSEGCGLLAGCGVLAATSDPDNAVHPAVVHTIDDCAVVELSGDIDLLAFHRLAPLLDTVAAGPYRVVAVDLTATTFFDCSGLTLLVRAHRRALARGGRVTVVCRHRLTLRIIAMSRLTEVLRPVATVEEALR; from the coding sequence ATGCGGCAAGGCAATCAACAGGACTTTCTGTCCGACGACTTCGGAGACTCCGAAGGGTGCGGACTTCTCGCGGGCTGCGGCGTCCTGGCGGCCACGTCCGATCCCGACAACGCCGTGCACCCCGCCGTGGTCCACACGATCGACGACTGCGCCGTGGTCGAACTCAGCGGAGACATCGACCTCCTGGCCTTCCACCGGCTGGCTCCCCTGCTCGACACCGTGGCGGCCGGCCCGTACCGCGTGGTCGCGGTCGACCTGACGGCGACCACGTTCTTCGACTGCTCGGGCCTCACCCTGCTCGTCAGGGCGCATCGCCGGGCCCTGGCGCGGGGCGGCCGTGTCACCGTCGTGTGCCGGCACCGGCTGACCCTGCGCATCATCGCGATGTCCAGGCTCACCGAGGTGCTGCGCCCCGTGGCGACGGTGGAGGAAGCCCTGAGATGA
- a CDS encoding PASTA domain-containing protein gives MTTLVACGGADTASSKPSRAPTLSPGTLAPASPSTSAPAAGEKKAVPTFVGMGLQSAQDKAQAAGFTILTSHDALGRGRLQAFDRNWKVCSQSVAAGTTVATTTMLDLGAVKTGESCPAKDEQAPAKARGTMPDFRGKSVKAARAALDPGTSVEVRDADGSDRFVFLASNWQVCSQTPAAGTKLTGQPVTFKAVKFGESCP, from the coding sequence GTGACGACACTCGTCGCCTGCGGTGGGGCGGACACGGCGAGTTCCAAGCCGTCCCGGGCGCCGACGCTCTCGCCCGGCACCCTGGCCCCCGCGTCACCGTCGACGAGCGCTCCCGCGGCCGGGGAGAAGAAGGCGGTGCCCACGTTCGTCGGCATGGGCCTTCAGTCGGCGCAGGACAAGGCGCAGGCCGCCGGGTTCACCATCCTGACGTCGCACGACGCGCTCGGCCGGGGCCGCCTCCAGGCCTTCGACCGGAACTGGAAGGTGTGCAGCCAGTCCGTCGCGGCGGGCACGACGGTGGCCACGACGACGATGCTCGACCTCGGCGCGGTGAAGACCGGCGAGTCGTGTCCGGCCAAGGACGAACAGGCTCCGGCGAAGGCGCGGGGCACGATGCCCGACTTCAGGGGCAAGAGCGTGAAGGCCGCACGCGCGGCGCTCGACCCGGGCACCTCCGTCGAAGTGCGGGACGCGGACGGCAGCGACCGCTTCGTCTTCCTGGCCTCCAACTGGCAGGTGTGCTCGCAGACTCCGGCCGCCGGGACGAAGCTGACGGGGCAGCCGGTGACGTTCAAGGCCGTCAAGTTCGGCGAGTCCTGCCCCTGA
- a CDS encoding ROK family protein produces MHTDLVAALDIGGTKIAGALVDHQGRILARTQRPTPAQENGETVMGAVEAVLAELTASELWPRAGAVGIGSAGPVDRSAGTVSPVNVPGWRAFPLVERVRSATGGLPVELVGDGVAITAAEHWQGAARGHDNALCMVVSTGVGGGLILNGELHPGPTGNSGHIGHISVDLDGDPCPCGARGCVERIASGPNIARRALADGWRPGPDGDTTAAAVATAARAGDPVAAASFARAAQALAAGIAATATLVEVDIAVIGGGVAKAGDVLFDPLRRALRDYATLSFVQRLTVVPASTGTDAGLVGAAAAALRGGSTVDEARRQAV; encoded by the coding sequence ATGCACACGGACCTCGTCGCCGCGCTCGACATCGGCGGCACCAAGATCGCCGGCGCCCTGGTGGACCACCAGGGCCGTATCCTCGCGCGGACGCAGCGGCCGACCCCCGCGCAGGAGAACGGCGAGACGGTGATGGGCGCGGTCGAGGCGGTGCTCGCCGAGCTGACGGCGTCCGAGCTGTGGCCGCGGGCGGGGGCCGTCGGCATCGGCAGCGCGGGGCCCGTGGACCGCTCGGCGGGCACGGTCAGCCCGGTCAACGTGCCCGGCTGGCGGGCGTTCCCGCTCGTCGAGCGGGTCCGGTCCGCCACCGGCGGGCTGCCCGTCGAACTGGTCGGCGACGGTGTGGCGATCACGGCGGCGGAACACTGGCAGGGCGCGGCGCGCGGCCACGACAACGCGCTGTGCATGGTCGTCTCGACCGGCGTCGGCGGCGGCCTGATCCTCAACGGCGAACTCCACCCCGGCCCCACCGGCAACTCGGGCCACATCGGCCACATCAGCGTCGACCTCGACGGCGACCCGTGCCCCTGCGGGGCGCGCGGCTGCGTCGAGCGCATCGCCTCGGGCCCCAACATCGCCCGGCGCGCCCTGGCCGACGGCTGGCGGCCCGGCCCGGACGGGGACACGACCGCCGCGGCCGTGGCCACCGCGGCCCGGGCGGGCGACCCGGTCGCGGCCGCCTCCTTCGCGCGCGCCGCGCAGGCGCTCGCCGCCGGGATCGCCGCGACCGCGACGCTCGTCGAGGTGGACATCGCGGTGATCGGCGGGGGCGTGGCGAAGGCGGGCGACGTCCTGTTCGACCCGCTCCGCCGCGCCCTGCGGGACTACGCCACCCTGTCATTCGTCCAGCGGCTCACCGTCGTCCCGGCCTCGACCGGTACGGACGCCGGGCTCGTGGGCGCCGCGGCCGCGGCGCTGCGCGGCGGGAGCACGGTCGACGAGGCGCGGCGGCAGGCCGTCTGA
- a CDS encoding LacI family DNA-binding transcriptional regulator — protein MNGRSSPVPGHRLDGSDDRTGQRIVDRTTARRTENRYGNRPTMKDVAARAGVGLKTVSRVVNGEAGVTPDTERRVQEAIAALGFRRNDSARVLRKGRTASIGLVLEDLADPFYGPLSRAVEEVARAHGALLINGSSAEDPDREQELVLALCARRVDGLVVIPAGDDHRYLEPEIAAGVATVFVDRPAGRIDADCVLSDSFGGARDGVAHLIAGGHRRIGFIGDQPRIHTAAERLRGYRAAMEDAGIPVADRWMSLGVTDPERVRRAAEEMLKAPEPVTAIFAGNNRVTVTVIRVLAELDRAVALVGFDDIELGDLLQPGVTVVAQDAAQLGRTAAERLFRQLDGVTLLPERIELPTRLIRRGSGELPPAA, from the coding sequence ATGAACGGTCGCTCTTCGCCCGTTCCGGGCCACCGCCTCGACGGCAGCGACGACAGGACAGGACAGCGCATAGTGGACCGCACCACCGCCCGCCGCACCGAGAACCGCTACGGAAATCGCCCGACCATGAAGGACGTCGCCGCGCGCGCCGGAGTGGGCCTCAAGACGGTGTCCCGTGTCGTCAATGGCGAGGCCGGGGTCACGCCCGACACCGAGCGGCGCGTGCAGGAGGCCATCGCGGCCCTCGGCTTCCGGCGCAACGACAGCGCCAGGGTCCTGCGCAAGGGACGTACGGCGAGCATCGGGCTGGTCCTGGAGGATCTGGCGGACCCGTTCTACGGACCGCTCAGCAGGGCCGTGGAGGAGGTCGCGCGGGCGCACGGCGCCCTGCTCATCAACGGGTCGAGCGCCGAGGACCCGGACCGCGAGCAGGAGTTGGTGCTCGCCCTGTGCGCGCGCCGGGTCGACGGTCTGGTGGTGATCCCGGCCGGGGACGACCACCGGTACCTGGAGCCGGAGATCGCGGCCGGGGTCGCGACGGTGTTCGTGGACCGTCCCGCGGGGCGGATCGACGCGGACTGCGTGCTCTCCGACAGCTTCGGCGGTGCCCGTGACGGCGTGGCGCACCTGATCGCGGGCGGTCACCGCCGGATCGGCTTCATCGGCGACCAGCCGCGCATCCACACGGCGGCCGAGCGCCTGCGGGGTTACCGGGCGGCGATGGAGGACGCCGGGATACCGGTGGCGGACCGCTGGATGTCGCTGGGGGTCACCGATCCCGAGCGGGTGCGCCGGGCCGCCGAGGAGATGCTCAAGGCCCCCGAGCCGGTCACGGCGATCTTCGCCGGCAACAACCGGGTGACCGTCACGGTGATCCGCGTCCTCGCCGAACTCGACCGGGCCGTGGCCCTGGTGGGCTTCGACGACATCGAGCTCGGCGATCTGCTCCAGCCCGGTGTGACGGTGGTGGCGCAGGACGCCGCGCAGCTGGGCCGCACCGCGGCCGAGCGGCTGTTCCGGCAGCTGGACGGGGTGACGCTGCTGCCGGAGCGCATCGAGCTGCCGACGCGGCTGATCCGCCGCGGCTCGGGCGAACTGCCGCCCGCGGCTTGA
- a CDS encoding HAD family hydrolase: MIRPFELVIFDCDGVLVDSERIAVGVQVELGAALGWPLTAEEVVATFIGRSHADIRALVAARLGEETASMWSKRFEERHREEVDSGLVAVDGIREALDAITVPTCVASSGSHDKMRHTLGRTGLYERFAGRIFSASEVARAKPAPDVFLHAARRMGVDPAACAVVEDSGNGVRAARSAGMRAFGYAGGLTPAEQLAGPGTVVFHDMRELPALLG, from the coding sequence ATGATCAGGCCCTTCGAACTGGTGATATTCGACTGCGACGGCGTGCTGGTCGACAGCGAACGCATCGCGGTCGGCGTACAGGTGGAGCTCGGCGCCGCGCTGGGCTGGCCGCTGACGGCGGAGGAGGTCGTCGCCACGTTCATCGGGCGCTCGCACGCCGACATCCGCGCGCTGGTGGCCGCCCGGCTGGGCGAGGAGACCGCCTCGATGTGGTCGAAGCGGTTCGAGGAACGCCACCGTGAGGAGGTGGATTCGGGTCTCGTCGCGGTCGACGGGATCCGCGAGGCGCTCGACGCGATCACCGTGCCGACCTGCGTCGCCTCCAGCGGCTCCCACGACAAGATGCGGCACACCCTGGGCCGTACCGGACTGTACGAGCGCTTCGCGGGCCGGATCTTCAGCGCCTCGGAGGTCGCGCGCGCCAAGCCCGCCCCCGACGTCTTCCTGCACGCCGCCCGGCGGATGGGGGTCGACCCGGCGGCCTGCGCGGTGGTCGAGGACAGTGGCAACGGCGTCCGGGCCGCGCGTTCCGCCGGGATGCGCGCCTTCGGCTACGCCGGTGGACTCACCCCGGCCGAACAGCTCGCGGGCCCGGGCACCGTGGTCTTCCACGACATGCGCGAACTGCCCGCCCTGCTCGGCTGA
- a CDS encoding aldolase/citrate lyase family protein: MGQQEKVSTSLAGAVSEGISASLAPVDAELARRYPGDPGTRQPVHTVYVPGDAFDAGTLRSWGDQALAQLDEHAPDAASFAAVLGLSDELAEPVYSRVRAKLEREPVEDLRVDFEDGYRPASSADEDETAARAARVIADAYKNGTAAPYMGIRMKCMEEAVRDRGIRTLDIFLTGLMEHGGLPDGLVLTLPKVTYPEQVTAMVRLLEAFEKQHGLDAGRLGFEIQIETSQSILAADGTAAVARMIDAAEGRATGLHYGTFDYSACLGVSAAYQASDHPAADYAKAVMQVAAAGTGVRVSDGSTNVLPVGSTAKVHDAWRLHYGLTRRALARAYYQGWDMHPGHIPTRYAAVFAFYREGFEQAAARLAAYANQSTGDIADEPATAKALAGYLLRGLDCGALDNGEVARLAGLTRADLEGYAAPRRGDLTATAE, encoded by the coding sequence ATGGGTCAGCAGGAGAAGGTGTCGACGAGCCTCGCGGGCGCGGTCAGCGAGGGCATCAGCGCCTCACTCGCCCCGGTCGACGCGGAGCTCGCCCGCCGGTACCCGGGAGACCCCGGCACCCGCCAGCCGGTCCACACGGTCTACGTCCCCGGGGACGCCTTCGACGCGGGCACCCTGCGCTCCTGGGGCGACCAGGCGCTCGCGCAGCTCGACGAGCACGCGCCGGACGCCGCCTCGTTCGCAGCCGTCCTCGGCCTCTCCGACGAGCTCGCCGAGCCCGTCTACAGCCGCGTACGCGCGAAGCTGGAGCGCGAGCCCGTCGAGGACCTGCGGGTCGACTTCGAGGACGGCTACCGCCCCGCCTCGTCCGCGGACGAGGACGAGACGGCCGCGCGGGCCGCGCGCGTCATCGCCGACGCCTACAAGAACGGCACGGCGGCCCCGTACATGGGCATCCGCATGAAGTGCATGGAGGAGGCCGTCCGCGACCGCGGCATCCGCACCCTCGACATCTTCCTCACCGGCCTCATGGAGCACGGCGGCCTGCCCGACGGCCTGGTCCTCACCCTGCCCAAGGTCACGTACCCCGAGCAGGTCACGGCCATGGTCCGGCTCCTGGAGGCCTTCGAGAAGCAGCACGGACTCGACGCCGGGCGGCTCGGGTTCGAGATCCAGATCGAGACGAGCCAGTCCATCCTCGCCGCCGACGGCACCGCCGCCGTGGCCCGCATGATCGACGCCGCCGAGGGCCGCGCGACCGGGCTGCACTACGGCACCTTCGACTACAGCGCCTGCCTCGGCGTCTCCGCCGCCTACCAGGCCAGCGACCACCCCGCCGCCGACTACGCGAAGGCCGTCATGCAGGTCGCCGCCGCCGGTACCGGAGTCCGCGTCTCCGACGGCTCCACGAACGTCCTGCCGGTCGGCTCCACCGCGAAGGTCCACGACGCCTGGCGCCTGCACTACGGCCTCACCCGCCGTGCCCTCGCCCGCGCCTACTACCAGGGCTGGGACATGCACCCGGGCCACATCCCGACCCGGTACGCGGCCGTGTTCGCCTTCTACCGCGAGGGCTTCGAGCAGGCCGCCGCCCGCCTCGCCGCCTACGCGAACCAATCCACCGGCGACATCGCCGACGAGCCCGCCACCGCCAAGGCCCTCGCCGGGTACCTGCTGCGCGGACTGGACTGCGGCGCCCTCGACAACGGCGAGGTCGCCCGGCTCGCCGGCCTGACCCGCGCCGACCTGGAGGGCTACGCGGCGCCGCGCCGCGGCGACCTCACGGCGACGGCCGAGTAG